Proteins co-encoded in one Lates calcarifer isolate ASB-BC8 linkage group LG17, TLL_Latcal_v3, whole genome shotgun sequence genomic window:
- the LOC108896380 gene encoding receptor-type tyrosine-protein phosphatase C isoform X21: MAGLCNVRILLLWVGIISLVNCQDSSGETGNGNGLENSNPSPPHTTAVSTSPSLSTVSVISSPASTAAKSTSPSVPIVSITPSPPHTMAAAPAMSSDTPTAAAQPPLISSAPTSVSPNQTNNSTTMSATPTTHPNKTNIQTDSDNKTSPAVTQLNTTVTPTTQAPPTTSGPPPQCSYTVKSIKFGFQINITSSTTGNYNITINEEGRPDTENKSMVQHSSQNSSHEIKHLKPCTEYKHSVTFLDTSAGRENIHCNSTEKDNKTTIGMSKDDIKDATSCIPAYVCYQTDWDITSLQSTPNKIQDERCGNKTLCVKPDFKNICSDLTTTITSENCGNSSFTKSISIDFLNVSEINQTAPTELPAKINTTLPPNCKSLSIDYNCWERGRVSESKKLSELEPFTDYSCTGQIKDNNRTINKTTAPVQFKIDCDLSITDVNIDATNTSIGLNWTTTSQKCKNVTHDFPKLSYKCICSDRSDIATNKQPSGGTCHVTGLKPYTNYTCKVQPTYNNEDVAKSKEVEERKTEPGIPDQISELRQKASDHDVIHVSCTHSRNFQGPKKIYRGRLLYGDKTVHEINKTICEFEFRDLSYSTTYTVKVTAFNGKLESAPKRHDFDTQYNDKAVIGVLIFLIILIISVVVAVFVYKLYIKKRRESRNGVNEGVTLESTAIYMNVPPREWHHKETH, translated from the exons GTCAAGACAGTAGTG GTGAAactggaaatggaaatggacTAG AAAATTCAAACccctcacctccacacaccacAGCAGTTTCCACTTCACCTTCGCTTTCCACTGTGTCTGTCATCTCCTCACCTGCAAGCACGGCAGCAAAATCTACTTCACCCTCAGTACCCATTGTATCTATCACCccctcacctccacacaccaTGGCAGCAGCTCCTGCCATGTCTTCAGACACTCCAACTGCTGCCGCCCAACCTCCACTCATCTCATCAGCCCCCACCTCAGTCTCCCCAAATCAGACAAACAATTCAACTACCATGTCTG CCACTCCTACCACACACCCAAACAAAACCAACATCCAAACAGACTCTGACAACAAGACCTCACCTGCAGTCACCCAGCTCAACACCACAGTGACTCCTACCACCCAAG ctcctccaacCACTTCAGGTCCACCTCCACAGT GTTCTTACACTGTAAAATCCATCAAGTTTGGCTTCCAGATTAACATTACAAGCTCTACGACTGGTAACTACAACATAACCATTAATGAAGAAGGCCGACCAGATACTGAAAACAAATCCATGGTTCAGCACTCCAGTCAAAATTCATCACATGAAATCAAACACCTGAAGCCCTGTACTGAATATAAGCACTCTGTGACATTTCTTGATACTAGTGCtggcagagaaaacatccaCTGTAACAGCACTGAAAAggataacaaaacaacaattggAATGA GTAAAGACGACATTAAAGATGCCACCAGCTGCATCCCTGCATATGTTTGTTACCAAACTGATTGGGACATCACCTCTTTACAATCAACACCAAATAAGATTCAAGATGAGCGATGTGGCAATAAAACACTCTGTGTCAAACCTGatttcaaaaacatttgctCAGATTTGACTACAACCATCACATCAGAAAACTGTGGAAACTCTTCCTTCACCAAAAGCATCTCTATTG ATTTCTTGAATGTAAGTGAAATAAATCAGACTGCTCCCACTGAACTTcctgcaaaaataaacacaacattaccTCCAAACTGTAAAAGCCTCTCCATTGATTACAACTGTTGGG AACGTGGCAGAGTCAGTGAGTCTAAGAAACTGTCTGAGCTGGAGCCTTTCACAGACTACAGCTGTACTGGTCAGATCAAGGACAACAATAGAACCATCAACAAAACCACAGCTCCTGTTCAGTTTAAGATTGACTGTG ATCTGAGTATAACCGACGTGAACATTGACGCAACCAATACATCCATTGGTTTGAATTGGACCACAACAAGtcagaagtgtaaaaatgtcactCATGATTTTCCAAAGCTTTCATATAAATGCATCTGTAGTGATCGCTCTGACA TTGCAACTAACAAACAACCATCAGGAGGAACATGTCATGTTACTGGACTGAAACCATACACTAATTACACCTGTAAAGTCCAACCTACCTACAACAACGAGGACGTTGCCAAGTCAAAAGAAGTGGAAGAACGGAAAACTGAGCCTGGAa TACCAGATCAAATTTCTGAACTGAGGCAGAAGGCTTCAGACCATGATGTGATTCATGTAAGCTGTACTCATAGTAGAAACTTTCAAGGGCCTAAGAAGATTTACAGAGGACGACTTCTTTATGGTGATAAAACTGTACATGAGATTAATAAAACGATCTGTGAGTTTGAATTCAGAGATCTGAGCTACTCTACGACCTACACAGTGAAG GTGACTGCTTTTAATGGAAAATTGGAGAGTGCGCCAAAGAGACACGATTTTGACACTCAGT ATAATGACAAAGCTGTGATTGGGGttctcatcttcctcatcatcctcatcatatCTGTTGTGGTGGCTGTGTTCGTCTACAAGCTGTACATTAAGAAGCGCAGAGAGTCCAGAAA TGGTGTGAATGAAGGTGTGACGCTTGAATCAACAGCAA TTTATATGAATGTACCACCTCGTGAATGGCATCATAAAGAAACTCACTGA